In a genomic window of Quercus lobata isolate SW786 chromosome 4, ValleyOak3.0 Primary Assembly, whole genome shotgun sequence:
- the LOC115983716 gene encoding uncharacterized protein LOC115983716, protein MLLPWDMDAYKRFSQNELFLSLKRDLAMITQQVFVAEKWYRNARKLTDTEALFCAEIEKMLEAIKQEQYELTEKLKDAQLGHLSAEAGLKNAEKQAEDQRQKLHVIEINLATEKQVVLNLKAAL, encoded by the exons ATGCTCCTTCCTTGGGACATGGACGCTTACAAGCGTTTCTCACAAAACGAACTCTTCCTGTCCCTGAAGAGGGACCTTGCAATG ATTACTCAGCAAGTTTTTGTGGCCGAGAAGTGGTATCGCAATGCTCGCAAGCTAACCGATACTGAAGCCCTCTTTTGTGCCGAGATAGAGAAAATGCTAGAGGCTATCAAGCAGGAGCAGTATGAGCTAACTGAGAAGCTGAAGGATGCACAATTAGGTCATTTGAGCGCTGAGGCTGGCTTGAAAAATGCAGAGAAGCAAGCTGAGGACCAGCGCCAGAAGTTGCACGTGATTGAGATCAATCTTGCTACTGAGAAACAGGTTGTCCTAAATCTCAAAGCTGCGTTGTAA